One Nostoc punctiforme PCC 73102 DNA window includes the following coding sequences:
- a CDS encoding carbohydrate ABC transporter permease codes for MTKISGLKVLLYVLLTLYAIVTLIPFLWALSASFKPLTEIVGGEPNFLPKNFTLDNYRQIFLQEPLFWRWLFNSVVIAVSVTLLNLLLNSMAGYALARLRFVGKRFWFFLILAVLAVPAQITLIPTFLILKAIGWLNSYQGMIVPSMVNATFIFMMRQFFVNFPKELEEAAQLDGLNTFGIFRHIVLPLAKPALAAQAVFVFMGSWNNFLLPIVILFDPEMFTLPLGLNTFKGQYISYWNYIMAASMVFTLPALGIYAFFNRYFIQSVTFTGGKG; via the coding sequence TTGACTAAAATCTCTGGCTTAAAAGTCTTGCTATACGTCTTGCTGACACTTTATGCGATCGTTACCCTAATTCCCTTTCTCTGGGCGCTTTCAGCATCATTTAAGCCGCTAACAGAGATTGTCGGTGGTGAACCCAACTTTCTCCCCAAGAATTTTACTCTTGACAACTACAGGCAAATATTTCTCCAAGAACCGTTATTTTGGCGCTGGTTGTTCAATAGTGTGGTAATTGCCGTTAGCGTTACGCTTTTAAACTTGTTGTTAAATTCAATGGCTGGTTATGCCCTGGCAAGACTGCGTTTTGTAGGTAAGCGCTTTTGGTTCTTTCTCATCTTGGCTGTGCTGGCAGTACCAGCGCAAATCACCCTAATTCCGACATTTTTGATTTTAAAAGCGATCGGTTGGTTGAATTCTTACCAAGGCATGATTGTGCCTAGCATGGTGAATGCCACTTTTATCTTCATGATGCGGCAGTTTTTTGTTAATTTTCCTAAAGAACTAGAAGAAGCGGCTCAACTCGATGGCTTAAATACCTTTGGAATTTTCCGACATATTGTCTTACCTCTAGCCAAACCAGCATTAGCGGCACAGGCAGTTTTTGTATTTATGGGAAGTTGGAATAATTTTTTACTGCCGATAGTTATCCTATTTGACCCAGAAATGTTTACCCTCCCTTTGGGGCTGAATACCTTCAAAGGCCAATACATCAGCTATTGGAACTACATTATGGCGGCTTCTATGGTCTTTACCCTACCAGCTTTAGGTATTTACGCCTTTTTTAATCGTTACTTTATTCAAAGCGTTACCTTCACTGGGGGAAAAGGTTAA
- a CDS encoding carbohydrate ABC transporter permease, protein MFAINRRRSNPRWNITENLAGYMFMMPTILVLGTFVVLPILYAVFLSLQKVRLLGGIEYEFIGFRNFTRLAEDERVWIALRNTAQYVAIVVPTQTVLALILAVTLNSGIRGKNWWRILYFLPTVTSSAVLTLIFMWIYNTDGLLNDFLTFVGLPTYNWLGDPSVALKGIIIMNIWSTAPFFMVIYLAALQDIPKTLYEAAELDGANGWKQFIHITLPLLKPVTFFVVAVGVIGTFQLFDQSYIFSGGTGGPNNATLTVVLLIYQAVFRNLQMGYAAAIAFLLAAAIVAISLIQRRLFGGERI, encoded by the coding sequence GTGTTTGCAATCAACAGGCGGCGGAGTAACCCCAGGTGGAATATCACAGAAAACTTAGCTGGGTATATGTTCATGATGCCGACCATTCTAGTTTTGGGGACTTTTGTAGTCTTACCCATTCTCTACGCCGTTTTTCTTTCCTTGCAAAAAGTCCGACTTCTCGGCGGTATTGAGTACGAGTTCATCGGTTTTCGGAACTTCACACGATTAGCTGAAGATGAAAGGGTTTGGATTGCTTTAAGAAACACAGCACAATATGTAGCTATTGTTGTGCCAACTCAAACAGTCTTAGCTTTAATTCTGGCGGTAACTCTGAATTCTGGGATTCGCGGTAAAAACTGGTGGCGCATCCTTTATTTTTTGCCCACAGTCACCTCTTCAGCAGTGCTGACGCTGATCTTTATGTGGATTTATAACACCGATGGGCTACTAAACGATTTTCTCACTTTTGTAGGGCTACCTACTTATAACTGGTTGGGCGATCCATCTGTTGCCCTCAAAGGTATTATAATCATGAACATTTGGTCAACCGCGCCATTTTTCATGGTGATTTATCTGGCGGCGTTGCAAGATATACCCAAAACACTTTATGAAGCCGCAGAACTCGATGGCGCAAATGGATGGAAGCAATTTATCCACATTACCCTTCCCTTGCTTAAGCCTGTAACCTTCTTTGTGGTAGCAGTGGGGGTGATTGGGACTTTTCAACTTTTTGACCAGTCTTACATCTTTTCTGGGGGTACTGGCGGCCCGAACAACGCTACCTTAACTGTGGTGCTGCTAATTTACCAAGCTGTGTTTCGGAATTTACAAATGGGATATGCAGCTGCGATCGCATTTTTGTTAGCAGCCGCGATCGTTGCCATCAGTTTGATTCAACGGCGACTTTTTGGAGGCGAACGGATTTGA
- a CDS encoding ATP-binding protein, which produces MSYTAYLRSIKSELQRTDKTQKSLRLKTIIEQFGYQRRSQSFIDNFNTALGELGLCANPCLDLYIPLDTKIAISIKGVEPINKIAESESISVKLQEAISVKHDFFYYLFDFGSEQEYERFQACLDSHQPVGIFLIPQVEDFFSDTVVKIFNYELIRKYQYGGYNSIPKAATRKIPTSLASDQECDDEQENPISDANIFQFHRSTMTSIILGNTGLELLDSEKFDRQFEQISLSANKYNSEQLFILFHCPSVLEIQAHQQEDALGYLVDRVASKIPFTFTLRCKYPNEASLEHKEEVYAHFRLLLELPYYQIEEDDASLRDYFVDLQKAQIQAESQLLLKIKPEHFYSLKWQQESKEYIYLKYFAIKTLESLGYELSNIGCEVELTSKDEETSDEDTSDDYEEYQSEIIEVYVKNQVVVEIETLKYQEFQDNNLFLDPLKRVLRQSKVWPNKLESLWLVIPGFEIARNYYQLKKAKEILEYKLSGYYGDRFQVVIMAPDYEKHQLVPVSFDSIEYPSFGYGVKKPSLLQTYPVTNRVKEFKLDFSQVKGLNEEKDKLDKLLKLQSKGHKGSIGGILFYGLPGCGKTLLANAFANESGRYFFKFSPADIVSVWIGQSQKNIRDIFAQAKKKAPSVLFIDELDSIGFNRNEDNAHTDQKATINQLLIELNNLQNSDVIVIAATNYLSGIDSALKRSGRLDWKIPIFPPSQVERIELFIHYLSKIDMNQLVNFEMLAEKSMKFTSSDIELVCREVRNAILLEEISSALTTSDVITYINNLQDGGLSLNQEQVKEFVEECKRMSVKNPKLETLKLEWALY; this is translated from the coding sequence ATGTCATATACAGCCTACTTACGTTCGATTAAAAGTGAACTCCAGAGAACTGATAAAACTCAAAAAAGCCTACGGTTAAAAACTATCATAGAACAGTTTGGCTACCAGCGTAGAAGTCAATCATTCATAGATAATTTTAATACTGCTCTTGGTGAATTGGGACTTTGTGCAAATCCTTGCTTGGATTTGTATATTCCACTAGATACAAAAATTGCTATTTCTATTAAAGGTGTAGAACCAATCAATAAAATAGCTGAATCTGAATCAATTTCAGTCAAACTACAAGAAGCAATTTCAGTCAAACATGATTTTTTCTACTACTTGTTTGATTTTGGCTCTGAACAAGAATATGAACGATTTCAAGCATGTTTAGATTCTCATCAGCCAGTAGGTATTTTTTTGATTCCCCAAGTAGAAGATTTCTTCTCTGATACTGTTGTCAAAATATTTAATTATGAACTAATTAGAAAATATCAATACGGAGGATATAATAGTATCCCAAAAGCTGCTACTAGAAAAATCCCTACAAGTCTTGCCTCAGATCAAGAGTGTGACGATGAACAGGAAAATCCCATTTCTGATGCTAACATTTTTCAGTTTCATCGCTCAACTATGACCAGTATTATACTTGGTAATACTGGTTTAGAGTTGCTTGATTCGGAAAAATTTGATCGGCAGTTTGAACAGATATCTCTATCTGCCAATAAATATAATTCTGAACAGCTTTTTATTTTATTTCATTGTCCATCAGTATTAGAAATCCAAGCTCATCAGCAAGAAGATGCTTTAGGATACTTGGTAGATAGAGTTGCCAGTAAAATTCCTTTTACTTTTACTCTCAGATGTAAATACCCAAATGAAGCCTCTCTTGAGCATAAAGAAGAAGTATATGCTCATTTTCGTCTACTGCTGGAACTTCCATATTATCAAATAGAGGAAGATGATGCATCTTTGCGAGATTATTTTGTAGATTTGCAAAAAGCTCAAATACAGGCTGAATCACAGTTATTGTTGAAGATAAAACCCGAACATTTTTACAGTCTGAAGTGGCAACAAGAAAGTAAAGAATATATTTATCTCAAGTATTTTGCTATTAAAACCTTAGAAAGTCTAGGATATGAATTGTCTAATATTGGCTGTGAAGTTGAGTTGACTTCTAAGGATGAGGAAACATCAGATGAAGATACATCAGATGATTATGAAGAGTATCAAAGCGAAATTATAGAAGTATATGTAAAAAATCAGGTAGTGGTTGAGATAGAAACTCTCAAATACCAAGAATTTCAGGATAATAATCTCTTTTTAGATCCCCTGAAAAGAGTTTTGAGGCAATCAAAAGTATGGCCGAATAAGCTAGAAAGTCTTTGGTTGGTAATTCCCGGTTTTGAGATTGCCCGTAACTATTACCAACTAAAAAAGGCTAAGGAAATCTTAGAATATAAGTTATCTGGATATTATGGCGATCGCTTCCAGGTTGTAATCATGGCTCCTGATTATGAAAAACACCAATTAGTCCCAGTATCATTTGATTCTATTGAATATCCATCTTTTGGGTATGGGGTTAAAAAACCTAGTTTATTACAGACATATCCAGTTACTAATCGCGTTAAAGAATTTAAGCTGGACTTTAGCCAAGTAAAAGGTTTAAACGAAGAAAAAGACAAACTAGATAAACTTCTCAAGCTGCAATCTAAGGGACATAAGGGTTCAATTGGTGGAATTCTTTTCTATGGATTACCTGGATGTGGTAAAACTCTACTGGCAAATGCTTTTGCTAATGAGTCTGGCAGATATTTCTTTAAATTCTCCCCTGCTGATATTGTCAGTGTTTGGATAGGTCAAAGTCAAAAAAATATTCGAGATATCTTTGCTCAAGCTAAGAAAAAAGCTCCTTCCGTTTTATTTATTGATGAGTTAGACAGTATTGGGTTTAATCGTAACGAAGACAACGCCCATACAGACCAAAAAGCAACTATTAATCAATTACTCATAGAACTAAATAATCTTCAAAATAGTGACGTAATTGTGATAGCTGCTACTAATTATTTGAGCGGTATAGATAGTGCTTTGAAACGTTCTGGTAGATTGGATTGGAAGATTCCTATCTTTCCACCATCTCAAGTAGAAAGAATAGAACTCTTCATACACTACCTGTCAAAAATTGATATGAATCAGCTAGTTAACTTTGAAATGCTGGCAGAGAAAAGTATGAAGTTTACGTCATCAGATATCGAGTTAGTTTGTCGGGAAGTTAGAAATGCTATTCTTCTAGAAGAAATAAGTTCAGCTTTAACAACTTCCGATGTGATTACTTACATCAATAATCTACAAGATGGTGGTTTAAGTCTTAACCAAGAACAAGTCAAGGAATTTGTGGAAGAGTGTAAAAGAATGAGTGTGAAGAATCCTAAGTTAGAAACCCTGAAATTAGAATGGGCTTTGTATTAA
- a CDS encoding type II toxin-antitoxin system RelE/ParE family toxin, with product MIYQLIISPEAELDIQDGFEWYEQRSSGLGSEFVRAVDSSLALIGRNPLAYPQVYRQVRRVLIRRFPYGMMYILEQDVITIIACFHVKRDPKQ from the coding sequence ATGATTTATCAGTTAATTATTAGCCCAGAAGCAGAGCTTGATATCCAAGATGGTTTTGAATGGTACGAGCAACGTAGTTCTGGATTAGGTTCAGAATTTGTACGTGCTGTCGATAGCAGTTTGGCATTAATCGGACGCAACCCTTTAGCTTATCCTCAAGTTTATCGACAAGTACGACGAGTTTTAATACGCCGATTTCCTTATGGAATGATGTATATCTTGGAACAAGATGTAATTACTATTATCGCCTGCTTTCACGTCAAACGCGACCCTAAACAATAG
- a CDS encoding addiction module protein, translating into MHPLLNIDISQLSVSERIQLAEDLWDSILTDTNAVILSEEQKQELDRRLETHRQNPNQGSTWEEVKQRLGFSQ; encoded by the coding sequence ATGCATCCCCTATTAAACATTGATATTTCCCAATTAAGCGTATCCGAACGAATACAACTTGCAGAGGATTTATGGGATAGCATTCTAACTGACACTAATGCAGTAATTCTGAGCGAAGAGCAAAAACAAGAATTGGATAGACGTTTAGAAACACATCGTCAAAACCCAAATCAGGGTTCAACCTGGGAAGAGGTTAAGCAAAGACTGGGTTTTTCTCAATGA
- a CDS encoding ABC transporter substrate-binding protein: MAIAIAIIACQSLQLPSKPLASTAVSIKLSGWGGSPVEQKLLRQVLREFEVQHPTIKVKYEVISDQYMDVIKTRLVGEAAPDVFYLDALEAPFLMSQNVLEPLESYITPEFDLTDFEDTLLDSFKYQNHIYGLPKDYSTLALFYNKKAFAAAGLSNPPATWDELRNYSKQLIGKLNKYGFGEIPELARQAYKIKAFGGQLIDQNGSATFASEAGLKGLELVVDQYQKDRSSAQKSDVGTNSGSEMFGQSKVAMVIEGNWAIPYLTETFPQVEFATAPVPTINGKKGTMVFTVAYVMNKQAQHKAEAWKLISYLTGKEGMQKWTGTGFALPTRKSVAKNLGYDQDALRSPLVAGVDYATSWQVGKYPSVIVNNFENQFVSALLGQQPLKQAMMKAQNEANQQIKAME; the protein is encoded by the coding sequence ATGGCGATCGCGATCGCTATTATTGCTTGTCAAAGTCTACAATTACCAAGCAAACCCTTAGCATCTACCGCAGTTAGTATCAAACTTAGTGGCTGGGGAGGTTCTCCTGTTGAGCAAAAACTCTTGAGACAGGTATTGCGAGAGTTTGAGGTACAACATCCAACTATTAAGGTCAAATATGAGGTAATCTCCGACCAATACATGGATGTAATCAAAACTCGTTTGGTTGGGGAAGCAGCACCCGATGTCTTTTATCTCGATGCGCTGGAAGCTCCTTTCTTGATGAGTCAGAATGTTCTAGAACCGTTAGAAAGTTACATTACCCCCGAATTTGACCTAACGGATTTTGAAGATACCCTACTCGATAGTTTCAAATATCAAAATCATATTTATGGTCTTCCCAAAGACTATTCCACCCTTGCCCTGTTTTATAACAAAAAAGCATTCGCCGCGGCAGGGTTGAGTAATCCGCCAGCTACTTGGGATGAATTACGTAACTACTCGAAACAATTGATAGGCAAACTTAATAAATACGGCTTTGGGGAAATTCCCGAATTAGCGCGTCAGGCTTATAAAATTAAAGCCTTTGGTGGGCAGCTCATCGATCAAAATGGTTCTGCTACCTTTGCGAGTGAGGCAGGTTTAAAGGGTTTAGAGTTAGTAGTAGACCAGTATCAAAAAGACCGTTCCTCCGCCCAAAAATCTGATGTAGGAACAAACTCAGGTAGTGAAATGTTTGGTCAGAGTAAAGTAGCAATGGTGATTGAGGGTAACTGGGCAATTCCTTATTTAACTGAAACCTTTCCCCAAGTAGAGTTTGCTACCGCGCCGGTACCTACGATTAACGGCAAAAAAGGCACAATGGTCTTTACAGTTGCCTATGTGATGAACAAGCAAGCACAGCACAAAGCCGAAGCCTGGAAGTTGATTTCTTATCTCACGGGTAAAGAAGGAATGCAGAAGTGGACAGGAACAGGATTTGCTTTGCCAACACGTAAATCAGTGGCAAAGAATTTGGGCTATGACCAAGATGCACTGCGATCGCCATTAGTGGCGGGAGTCGATTATGCTACATCTTGGCAGGTGGGTAAATATCCAAGTGTGATCGTGAATAACTTTGAGAACCAGTTTGTCAGCGCCTTGTTGGGGCAACAACCATTAAAGCAAGCGATGATGAAGGCACAGAATGAAGCTAATCAGCAAATTAAGGCGATGGAGTAA
- a CDS encoding MFS transporter → MDFVQVETTAPLALEIPQVSLPPTALSPTSRIPKDAIRTSLKASTADSVLAAVYSLGTGGILLSNFLVELGASPVVFGMLCSIPMLVNLIQPLGAYLSERSTSRFQYSLRTHGIGRLLWLALVIGIVGVSLGAINTHQLVILTLLIVLFSNLLGGLGTASWLSWVAMIVPRRLRGRYFGTRNSAANLTNLVCVPMAGLAVSHWYGGTLQGYGVVLLISIILGIAGLGCQYFQVDMNPRSQNTYYGNSTKISEIQSEVTKDESSEVAESVHPPQNQLTHSVWKNSNFLRFLLYFSFWALAVNLSSPFFNLYMLDTLDLDVSYVTIYNSLQAGATLLMLILWGKLADKIGNRPILIGIGILVAATPLLWLGIGANRLDIWLWLPLLHILAGGTWAAIDLCSNNIQLAIAPIKNQSIYFAIAAAVAGGSGALGATIGSFIVQFAQFGGLLGLFALSSLFRLAALVPLVFVKEPMRG, encoded by the coding sequence ATGGATTTTGTTCAGGTTGAAACAACTGCGCCACTGGCTCTGGAAATTCCCCAGGTTTCTTTACCACCAACAGCACTTTCTCCAACCTCTCGAATTCCCAAGGATGCGATTCGCACAAGTTTAAAAGCCTCCACTGCGGATTCTGTCTTAGCGGCGGTTTACTCTCTTGGAACTGGCGGGATTTTACTCAGCAATTTCTTGGTGGAATTGGGTGCTAGTCCAGTGGTATTTGGGATGCTTTGCTCTATCCCCATGTTGGTCAATCTGATTCAGCCGTTGGGTGCTTACTTATCTGAACGTAGCACCAGCCGCTTTCAATATTCTCTTCGGACACACGGAATTGGTCGGCTGCTATGGCTGGCTCTAGTAATCGGTATTGTAGGCGTAAGCTTGGGAGCAATCAATACTCACCAATTAGTGATATTGACACTCTTGATTGTCCTATTCAGCAATCTTTTGGGAGGGCTAGGAACCGCATCGTGGCTAAGTTGGGTTGCAATGATAGTTCCCCGGCGATTGCGAGGCAGGTATTTTGGGACACGCAATAGTGCCGCTAATCTCACCAATTTGGTTTGCGTACCAATGGCTGGTCTAGCTGTATCACATTGGTATGGTGGAACTCTACAAGGCTATGGGGTGGTTCTGCTGATAAGCATTATATTGGGAATTGCGGGATTGGGGTGTCAGTATTTCCAAGTGGATATGAATCCGCGATCGCAAAATACTTATTATGGCAATTCAACTAAAATAAGTGAGATTCAGTCAGAGGTTACAAAAGATGAATCTTCTGAAGTCGCTGAATCAGTTCATCCACCACAAAACCAGTTAACTCACAGTGTTTGGAAAAACTCTAACTTTTTGAGATTTCTGTTGTATTTCAGCTTCTGGGCGCTTGCTGTTAACCTCAGCAGTCCGTTTTTTAACCTTTATATGCTCGATACGCTCGATTTAGACGTGAGCTACGTCACTATTTACAACAGCCTTCAGGCAGGGGCAACTTTGCTAATGCTTATTCTGTGGGGAAAATTAGCAGACAAGATAGGTAATCGTCCCATCCTCATCGGTATTGGAATTTTGGTTGCAGCTACGCCACTGCTATGGCTGGGGATTGGTGCTAATCGCCTTGATATCTGGTTGTGGCTACCTCTGTTACATATCTTGGCTGGAGGTACTTGGGCGGCGATTGACTTGTGCAGCAACAATATACAATTGGCGATCGCACCAATTAAAAATCAGTCTATTTATTTTGCGATCGCAGCTGCCGTTGCTGGAGGGAGTGGTGCTTTAGGCGCAACTATAGGCAGCTTCATCGTCCAATTCGCTCAGTTTGGAGGCTTGCTAGGGTTGTTCGCCCTCTCTAGTCTATTTCGACTAGCAGCACTTGTTCCACTCGTTTTTGTCAAAGAGCCGATGAGAGGATGA
- the accD gene encoding acetyl-CoA carboxylase, carboxyltransferase subunit beta yields the protein MANNEESRGLKSLFDWFANRRKSGSTSLERQEREIADGLWHKCSKCGVLAYTKDLKANQMVCIECGHHNRVDSDERIRQLIDNNTWKPLDEHLRPTDPLEFRDRKLYSDRLRETQDKIGLIDAVRTGLGQINGLPIALGVMDFRFMGGSMGSVVGEKLTRMIEQATQRRYPVVIICTSGGARMQEGMLSLMQMAKISAALQRHKDARLLYIPVLTNPTTGGVTASFAMLGDIILAEPKATIGFAGRRVIEQTLREKLPENFQTAEDLLQHGFVDDIVPRTQLKNTLAQLIALHQPVLTPPHMVLWETMSLTSTAAE from the coding sequence ATGGCTAACAACGAAGAATCGCGTGGTTTAAAGTCTCTATTTGATTGGTTTGCAAATCGACGGAAATCAGGATCTACCAGCCTTGAGCGCCAAGAACGTGAAATTGCTGATGGATTGTGGCACAAATGTTCCAAGTGTGGTGTATTGGCATACACAAAAGACCTGAAAGCCAATCAAATGGTTTGTATCGAATGTGGTCATCATAATCGTGTAGATAGCGATGAGCGTATTCGTCAATTGATAGATAATAATACCTGGAAACCTCTAGACGAGCATTTGCGTCCAACCGATCCGCTAGAATTTCGCGATCGCAAACTCTACAGTGATCGCTTGCGGGAAACACAAGATAAAATTGGCTTAATAGACGCAGTTAGAACTGGTTTAGGTCAAATCAATGGTTTGCCTATTGCCCTTGGGGTTATGGACTTCCGCTTCATGGGTGGTAGTATGGGTTCGGTTGTGGGAGAAAAGCTCACCCGGATGATTGAGCAAGCCACTCAACGACGTTATCCTGTAGTTATCATCTGCACCTCCGGCGGCGCGAGAATGCAAGAAGGAATGCTCTCCTTGATGCAGATGGCGAAAATCTCCGCAGCCCTACAGCGCCATAAAGACGCGCGACTATTATATATTCCCGTTTTGACCAATCCCACAACGGGCGGCGTTACTGCAAGTTTTGCGATGTTAGGCGATATCATTTTGGCAGAACCCAAAGCAACAATTGGTTTTGCCGGTCGGCGAGTGATAGAGCAAACCCTACGAGAAAAACTCCCCGAAAATTTTCAGACTGCGGAAGATTTGCTCCAGCACGGTTTTGTTGATGATATCGTACCCCGTACCCAATTAAAGAATACCTTAGCCCAGCTAATTGCTCTACACCAGCCTGTACTAACACCACCTCACATGGTTTTGTGGGAAACAATGTCTTTAACTTCTACCGCCGCTGAATAG